One Diospyros lotus cultivar Yz01 chromosome 1, ASM1463336v1, whole genome shotgun sequence genomic window carries:
- the LOC127789967 gene encoding uncharacterized protein LOC127789967 isoform X2 — protein sequence MLAAGGWLSRTFPKLSPIAFPTRLSYRVDFPFSFSTSAAPATKRVGTHDGSFHCDEALGCFMIRLTHKFYGSQIVRSRDPQVLDALDAVLDVGGVYDPSRDRYDHHQKGFGEVFGHGFVTKLSSAGLVYKHYGLEIIAKELHLNEGHPDLHRLHLEVYKNFIEAVDAIDNGTNQFHTDQPPRYVNNTDLSSRLGRLNFDWMDPDQSPERENEAFQHAMQIAGNEFLQAIDFHVKSWLPARSIVKECLAARKDVDPSGEIMVLSRSCPDDRSGNWRVQAVAVSTEKFESRKPLPSPWRGLTDVELSKVAGIPGCTFVHISGFIGGNQSYKGALDMAKTSLTA from the exons ATGCTCGCCGCCGGCGGATGGTTGAGCCGGACGTTCCCGAAACTCAGCCCCATTGCGTTTCCCACGCGCCTCAGTTACCGTGTGgatttccctttctctttctcaacatCCGCCGCTCCGGCAACCAAGCGAGTCGGCACGCACGACGGCAGCTTCCACTGCGACGAAGCTCTCGGCTGCTTCATGATCCGTCTCACCCACAAATTCTACGGCTCTCAAATCGTTCGTTCCAGAGACCCCCAG GTTTTGGACGCCCTTGATGCAGTGCTTGATGTGGGCGGCGTGTATGACCCGAGCAGAGATCGTTACGATCATCACCAGAAAGGTTTTGGCGAGGTTTTCGGGCATGGGTTCGTTACTAAGCTCAGTAGCGCTGGCCTTGTTTACAAG CACTATGGTCTGGAGATAATTGCAAAAGAGCTTCACCTTAATGAAGGACACCCAGACCTTCATCGGCTCCATCTTGAAGTGTATAAAAACTTTATAGag GCAGTTGATGCTATTGATAATGGAACTAATCAGTTTCACACAGATCAACCTCCAAGATACGTGAATAATACAGATTTATCATCTAGACTTGGAAGATTGAATTTTGATTGGATGGATCCTGATCAATCACCTGAGAGGGAGAATGAGGCTTTCCAACATGCAATGCAAATAGCTGGGAATGAATTTCTACAG GCTATCGATTTTCATGTGAAATCATGGTTACCAGCTCGATCAATTGTCAAGGAGTGTCTAGCAGCAAGAAAAGATGTTGATCCGAGTGGAGAAATTATGGTGCTGTCCAGATCCTGCCCT GATGATAGGAGTGGAAATTGGCGAGTGCAAGCAGTTGCAGTGTCGACTGAGAAATTTGAGAGCCGGAAACCCTTGCCATCTCCATGGAGGGGTTTGACCGATGTAGAGCTCTCCAAGGTGGCAGGGATCCCTGGTTGTACCTTCGTCCATATCAGCGGTTTCATAGGCGGTAATCAAAGTTACAAGGGTGCTTTAGATATGGCAAAGACTTCATTGACAGCTTAA
- the LOC127804059 gene encoding uncharacterized protein LOC127804059, with the protein MELFYYTVFGLLGIVVAVLELSKNNKDRINTSQTFNSFKNNYLLVYSLMMAGDWLQGPYVYYLYSQYGFGKGEIGQLFIAGFGSSMLFGTIVGSLADQQGRKRACVTYCISYILSCITKHSPEYKVLMLGRVLGGIATSLLFSAFESWLVAEHFKRGFDQQWLSLTFSKAIFLGNGLVAILSGLFGDLLVDSMNLGAVAPFDAAACFLAIGMLIILSSWTENYGDPSENKDLLTQFKAAAVAIASDEKIALLGAIQSLFEGSMYTFVFLWTPALSPNEEEIPHGFIFANFMLASMLGSLIASRLLARATTKVESYMQIVFVISAMSLLLPVVTSFLVEPSNVKGGSISFAGRVQLFGFCTFECCVGIFWPSIMKMRSHYIPEAARSTIMNFFRIPLNIFVCVVLYNVNAFPIAVMFGMCSIFLFVASILQRRLLAIAADKSKIENWTALEGKDAEEEPLTVA; encoded by the exons ATGGAACTGTTCTATTACACAGTGTTCGGCTTGCTTGGAATCGTCGTGGCGGTTCTGGAGCTCAGCAAGAACAACAAGGATCGCATCAACACCTCTCAGACCTTCAATTCCTTCAAGAACAATTACCTTCTCGTCTATTCTCTCATGATGG CCGGGGATTGGTTGCAGGGTCCTTATGTGTACTATCTATACAGTCAATATGGGTTCGGGAAAGGGGAGATTGGACAACTCTTCATTGCAGGTTTTGGATCTTCCATGTTGTTCGGGACAATTGTTGGGTCTTTAGCTGACCAACA GGGTCGGAAGAGAGCTTGCGTGACTTATTGCATTAGCTACATACTGAGCTGCATTACCAAGCATTCTCCTGAATACAAAGTTTTGATGTTGGGTCGTGTTTTGGGTGGTATAGCTACTTCTCTCCTCTTCTCAGCATTTGAGTCCTGGCTTGTTGCAGAACATTTTAAG AGAGGGTTTGACCAACAATGGCTCTCATTAACATTCTCCAAGGCGATATTTCTTGGCAATGGCCTTGTAGCTATTCTCTCTGGGTTGTTTGGAGACCTGCTTGTCGACAGCATGAATCTTGGGGCTGTGGCACCATTCGATGCCGCGGCATGCTTTCTCGCAATTGGGATGCTCATTATTCTATCATCATGGACTGAGAACTATGGAGATCCTTCAGAGAACAAGGACTTGCTTACCCAATTCAAGGCTGCAGCTGTGGCCATTGCTTCAG ATGAGAAAATTGCATTATTGGGTGCAATACAATCTCTCTTTGAGGGTTCAATGTACACCTTTGTGTTCCTCTGGACGCCTGCCTTGAGTCCAAATGAAGAGGAAATTCCCCATGGTTTCATATTTGCAAATTTCATGTTGGCATCCATGTTGGGAAGCTTGATTGCATCTCGCTTGTTGGCCCGTGCAACTACTAAAGTCGAGAGCTACATGCAGATCGTATTTGTAATTTCTGCCATGTCTCTCCTACTTCCTGTTGTGACATCT TTCTTGGTTGAGCCTTCTAATGTGAAGGGTGGAAGCATCTCTTTCGCGGGTCGTGTGCAGCTCTTTGGTTTCTGTACCTTTGAGTGTTGTGTGGGGATATTCTGGCCATCTATCATGAAGATGAGGTCCCATTACATTCCAGAGGCGGCCAGAAGCACTATCATGAATTTCTTCCGCATTCCTCTCAACATATTTGTGTGTGTTGTCTTGTACAAT GTGAATGCGTTCCCTATCGCTGTTATGTTCGGCATGTGCTCAATTTTCCTCTTCGTGGCATCTATTTTGCAGAGGCGCCTCTTAGCAATTGCTGCTGACAAGTCAA AGATCGAAAATTGGACTGCATTGGAGGGGAAGGATGCTGAAGAAGAGCCGTTGACAGTTGCCTGA
- the LOC127789967 gene encoding uncharacterized protein LOC127789967 isoform X1 produces the protein MLAAGGWLSRTFPKLSPIAFPTRLSYRVDFPFSFSTSAAPATKRVGTHDGSFHCDEALGCFMIRLTHKFYGSQIVRSRDPQVLDALDAVLDVGGVYDPSRDRYDHHQKGFGEVFGHGFVTKLSSAGLVYKHYGLEIIAKELHLNEGHPDLHRLHLEVYKNFIEAVDAIDNGTNQFHTDQPPRYVNNTDLSSRLGRLNFDWMDPDQSPERENEAFQHAMQIAGNEFLQAIDFHVKSWLPARSIVKECLAARKDVDPSGEIMVLSRSCPWKLHIFELEEELKIDPPIKYVIYQDDRSGNWRVQAVAVSTEKFESRKPLPSPWRGLTDVELSKVAGIPGCTFVHISGFIGGNQSYKGALDMAKTSLTA, from the exons ATGCTCGCCGCCGGCGGATGGTTGAGCCGGACGTTCCCGAAACTCAGCCCCATTGCGTTTCCCACGCGCCTCAGTTACCGTGTGgatttccctttctctttctcaacatCCGCCGCTCCGGCAACCAAGCGAGTCGGCACGCACGACGGCAGCTTCCACTGCGACGAAGCTCTCGGCTGCTTCATGATCCGTCTCACCCACAAATTCTACGGCTCTCAAATCGTTCGTTCCAGAGACCCCCAG GTTTTGGACGCCCTTGATGCAGTGCTTGATGTGGGCGGCGTGTATGACCCGAGCAGAGATCGTTACGATCATCACCAGAAAGGTTTTGGCGAGGTTTTCGGGCATGGGTTCGTTACTAAGCTCAGTAGCGCTGGCCTTGTTTACAAG CACTATGGTCTGGAGATAATTGCAAAAGAGCTTCACCTTAATGAAGGACACCCAGACCTTCATCGGCTCCATCTTGAAGTGTATAAAAACTTTATAGag GCAGTTGATGCTATTGATAATGGAACTAATCAGTTTCACACAGATCAACCTCCAAGATACGTGAATAATACAGATTTATCATCTAGACTTGGAAGATTGAATTTTGATTGGATGGATCCTGATCAATCACCTGAGAGGGAGAATGAGGCTTTCCAACATGCAATGCAAATAGCTGGGAATGAATTTCTACAG GCTATCGATTTTCATGTGAAATCATGGTTACCAGCTCGATCAATTGTCAAGGAGTGTCTAGCAGCAAGAAAAGATGTTGATCCGAGTGGAGAAATTATGGTGCTGTCCAGATCCTGCCCT TGGAAGCTTCACATATTCGAGCTAGAGGAGGAGCTGAAGATTGATCCTCCAATCAAATATGTTATCTATCAG GATGATAGGAGTGGAAATTGGCGAGTGCAAGCAGTTGCAGTGTCGACTGAGAAATTTGAGAGCCGGAAACCCTTGCCATCTCCATGGAGGGGTTTGACCGATGTAGAGCTCTCCAAGGTGGCAGGGATCCCTGGTTGTACCTTCGTCCATATCAGCGGTTTCATAGGCGGTAATCAAAGTTACAAGGGTGCTTTAGATATGGCAAAGACTTCATTGACAGCTTAA
- the LOC127811861 gene encoding vacuolar protein sorting-associated protein 26B, which yields MNYLLGAFKPACGISITFSDEKNRKKVPMKKENGQTIPVPLFQSQENISGKISIEPFQGKKVEHNGIKIELLGQIEMYFDRGNFYDFTSLVRELDIPGEIYERKTYPFEFSTVEMPYETYNGVNVRLRYVLKVTINRGYAGSIVEYHDFMVRNYSPPPSINNSIKMEVGIEDCLHIEFEYNKSKYHLKDVIIGKIYFLLVRIKLKNMDLEIRRRESTGSGANTHVETETLAKFELMDGAPVRGESIPIRLFLSPYELTPTHRNINNKFSVKYYLNLVLVDEEDRRYFKQQEITLYRLAETS from the exons ATG AATTATCTTCTCGGAGCTTTCAAGCCTGCTTGCGGCATATCAATCACATTTTCTGATGAAAAAAATCGTAAGAAG GTCCCaatgaagaaggaaaatggTCAAACAATACCGGTTCCACTCTTCCAAAGTCAAGAAAACATTTCTGGGAAG atATCTATAGAACCATTTCAGGGGAAGAAGGTTGAACACAATGGGATTAAGATTGAGCTCCTTGGTCAGATAG AAATGTATTTTGACAGAGGCAACTTTTATGACTTTACCTCCCTTG tTCGTGAATTGGACATCCCGGGTGAAATATATGAAAGGAAGACGTATCCCTTTGAGTTTTCGACGGTTGAAATGCCATATGAAACATACAATGGGGTGAATGTGCGGCTCAG GTATGTCCTAAAAGTCACAATCAACCGTGGCTATGCTGGGAGCATTGTGGAATATCATGATTTTATG GTTCGGAATTATAGTCCTCCTCCGTCAATTAATAATAGTATTAAG ATGGAAGTTGGAATTGAAGATTGCCTTCACATTGAATTTGAGTACAACAAAAGCAA GTACCATCTGAAAGATGTTATTATAGGAaagatatattttcttcttgtaaGAATTAAGTTAAAAAACATGGATCTTGAGATCAGACGTCGAGAATCCACAGGATCAGGGGCCAACACCCACGTTGAGACAGAGACGCTTGCAAAGTTTGAGTTGATGGATGGGGCACCAGTCAGAG GTGAATCGATTCCAATCAGACTATTCCTTAGCCCCTATGAATTGACACCAACACATCGCAATATCAACAACAAATTCAGTGTGAAGTACTATTTGAACCTTGTTCTTGTTGACGAAGAGGATCGCCGGTATTTTAAGCAGCAGGAAATCACATTATACCGTCTTGCAGAAACTTCCTGA
- the LOC127804137 gene encoding uncharacterized protein LOC127804137, translated as MERLPVDLCLKIFCSLDHQNLANAQQVCRRWKLLASDNIIWSNLFEERWGRDHAAFYAPTDSKSWKDAYEVQDRCDRVGLGLKIIREGGDYYLIHQGEIQFHLGSKRQRKGTNGGLLKSEKDLHGEGSLLEEPSPGILDKILFFIGDLEAASVCAKRSREV; from the exons ATGGAGAGATTACCAGTGGATTTGTGTCTGAAGATCTTCTGTTCGTTGGATCACCAGAACCTCGCAAATGCTCAGCAAG tttgCAGGAGGTGGAAATTGTTGGCCTCAGACAATATTATATGGTCCAACCTATTTGAAGAGCGATGGGGAAGAGATCATGCTGCATTCTATGCCCCTACAGATTCCAAGTCATGGAAAGATGCATATGAAGTGCAAGATCGATGTGACCGAGTTGGACT AGGATTGAAGATTATCAGAGAAGGTGGAGACTATTACCTCATCCACCAAGGTGAAATTCAATTCCATCTGGGCTCAAAACGCCAGCGCAAGGGAACAAATGGCGGTTTACTCAAGTCAGAAAAAGACTTGCACGGAGAAGGATCTCTTCTGGAGGAACCCAGCCCTGGGATTCTTGACAAAATCCTGTTCTTCATTGGGGACTTGGAAGCAGCCTCAGTATGTGCAAAACGTAGCCGGGAGGTCTAA